ACCTGCAATTATTTGCAGTGCCAATGTTTAGTTTGATGATCATGGTTCCATTGACCGCTTTACTTTTCGGTCCTTTTGGAACAGTGATCGGTGATGCATTATCACAAGGTGTTATGTGGTTGATTGGTAAAAGTGCGTTGCTTTCAGGAATCGTATTAGGTGGCGGAATGCCATTTATGGTGATGTTTGGTCTGCATTGGGGCTTTTCACCAATTACGCTTGAAAACTTGACTGTTATGGGTGGTGATCCGATAGAAGGAATGGCTGTTGCAGCAGTTTTTGCTCAAATCGGGATCGCAATCGGTTTTTATTTGAAATCGAAAAAACATTCCAAAATGAAAGCCTTAGCTGGACCATTAGCGTTGACTGGTTTATTTGCAGGAGTAACAGAGCCAATTGTTTATGGACTGATTTTAAGATATAAACGGTTATTGCCAATTGTAGCAATTTCTGGTGCCATTGGTGGTGCAATTTGTGGTGTGACAGGTGTTACGATGAATGCTTATGTATTCCATAATATTTTCTCTATCCCAGTTTATACACCAAAAGTCGGTTATTTCATCGGAGTGGGTGCCGCTTTGATCGCCGGTGCAGTATTGACGTATTTCTTCGGTGTCAAAGAAGATGAAATGGCAGATTTTTTACCGGAAACAGATCAAGGGGAAGATGATTTTCAAGAAGAATCTATGAACGTTCAAGTAACAAACGAAACGACAGTTTATGCACCACTTGAAGGAACTGTGATTCCATTGAAAGAAGTAGATGATGATGTATTTTCGAGTGAAATTGCTGGAAAAGGAGTAGCCATTATTCCGACTGACAATAAAGTAGTTGCGCCATTCGATGGAACCGTCGTAGCAATTTTCCCATCAAAACATGCAATTGGGTTAAAATCAAATGGAGGCAGTGAATTATTGATCCATATTGGAATCAACACAGTCAATTTAAATGGCGAACATTTTGAAACAAAAGTTGAAATGGGGGATACGATCAAACGTGGGCAAACGTTACTAGTATTTGATCGTGAAAAGATCGAACAAGCAGGCTACGCACTGACATCACCAGTGATTTTAACAGATGGTCAAAGTATGGAAACGATGAACATTATCAATACCACTGAGTCAGTAACGCCGGCAACAAAACTATTTGTTGTAGGCTCAAGCAAGGAGGAAATGGATAAATGAGAAACGATTTTTTATGGGGCGGTGCAGTAGCTGCTCATCAAGTTGAAGGTGGCTTTAATCAAGGCGGCAAAGGCGTGAGCATTGCAGATGTAATGACTTCTGGTTCAAAAGATCACGCTAGAGAAATTACAGATGGTATTATAGAAGGAAAATTTTACCCTAACCATGAAGCAATCGATTTTTATGGGCAGTATCAGGAAGATATTCAGTTGTTTGCTGAGATGGGCTTTAAATGTCTAAGAACGAGTATTGCCTGGACAAGAATTTTTCCAAATGGTGATGAACAAGAACCGAATGAAGCGGGACTAGCGTTTTATGACGATTTATTTGATGAATTATTGAAACATGGCATTGAGCCTGTTATTACGTTGTCACACTTTGAGATGCCGTATCATTTGGTTAAACACTATGGCGGCTGGCGTAGTCGCGAACTAATCGGCTTTTTCACTAAATTTGCAGTGACCGTGATGGAGCGTTATAAAGACAAAGTAAAATACTGGATGACCTTTAATGAAATCAATAATCAACGCATTTTGGAAAATCCAATCTATTCCTTTACCAACTCAGGTATTCTTTATCATGAAGACGAAGATAAACTGAAAACGATGTATCAAGCTGCGCATTATCAATTTGTGGCGGGGGCAATTACAGTTGCTGAAGGGAAAAAAATCAATCCTAATTTTCAAATCGGTTGTATGCTAGCGGCAACACCAAACTATCCGCTGACAAGTGATCCTAATGATATTATCGCGGCTCAGCAAGAAGATGAAAAGCAATTATTTTTTACGGATGTCCAAGTAAGAGGGAATTATCCACGGTGGGCAATTAAAGAATGGGAAAGAAATGGCTATGAACTGGATATTACGGATGAAGATTTACAGACATTAAAAGCTGGAACAGTTGATTATATTGGTATCAGCTACTATTTAAGCAATACAATTTCAACACGACCAGAAGCGGTTCGTTTGGAAGATGATTTGCTTGGAGACAGCTCTCTTGTTGAAAATCCTTATGTCAGTATGACGGAATGGGGCTGGTCGATTGATCCGGCTGGATTACGTCACTATCTAAATCTTTTAAGTAATCGTTATGAGCGCCCAATCTTTATTGTAGAAAACGGTTTTGGTTATGCAGATGTTTTAATAGAAGATAAAGTACACGATACAGAAAGAATCGATTTTCTTAGCCAACATATCAAAGAAATGAAAAAAGCAATTGAGCTAGATGGTGTAGATGTTTTAGGCTACACGGTTTGGGGCTGTATCGATCCGATTTCATTTACTACAGGGGAAATGCGGAAGCGTTACGGATGTATATATGTGGATCGTGATAATCAAGGGAATGGTTCACTGAAACGGATAAAAAAAGATTCATTTGATTGGTATAAAAAAGTGATTGAAACAAATGGCGAAGACTTAAATTTTTAAAAAGGAACCGTAGATAAACTATTGAATTGAAAGAATTTCACGAGAAGTATTCTCAATGATTTCTTTCAATTCAATGATTCTTTGTACAACTATATAATATTGTTTTGCAACATAAAAGTTTTAAATTATGAATACAAATTTTCTTAAACGTTCAACGACCATTTAAACAATGTGGTAAAAAACCAACTAAATAAATCAATCAAATGTGAATTACTTGAGTGTTACAACCAATTAATATTTTCTAAAGAAATGCCTCTTAGGGAAATGGCTAATTTTATAGGTATAAAGAAAATATTTTTGACTACATCCATTTATTAAATAAACTTGGAGAGCAACAGTTTGCCAAAAGTATTGAATGATAAGTTACCTCTATCCTTTCAGAAAGCAAAAAATATTCCTATTTTTTATTCAAGCTGACTTGTAGATTACGTACTATTCTAGCAAACAATATTAATTTAGTTAACATTTTTTTCACTTAAATTGTAAATAATGTGAATTTGTATTTGTAATCGGTCTTATTTCTGATGATTCAATCAATAATGCATCCAGAGAGGTACTTGTTTGAGTGCCTTTTTTGTTACGCTAAAAAAATTTTTCTACGAATATTCGTTATTATCATTTCGTTACTAAATAACTTTTATTATTACTCTTTTTATTTGTTTAATCACGTACCAATTTTTAACTATATCATAATT
The DNA window shown above is from Enterococcus sp. 4G2_DIV0659 and carries:
- a CDS encoding beta-glucoside-specific PTS transporter subunit IIABC; the protein is MRYEEESKKIIELVGGKSNINSLVHCATRLRFSLKNTKKADKEALEKLPYVMSVVNSGGQYQVVIGSKVPDYYAAIQSLADLNEDAPKTEKKLSFNYVFEVISGAFSPLIPAMAGSGMIKAVLTILVEMKLLADTSSTYMVLSAASNAIFYFLPVFLGITLTKKIGGNMYVGGVIGAALLEPSFTGMIGQEKLDFLGINLNVVDYATTIFPIFVAIFIYSFVDKFLRKIIFRDLQLFAVPMFSLMIMVPLTALLFGPFGTVIGDALSQGVMWLIGKSALLSGIVLGGGMPFMVMFGLHWGFSPITLENLTVMGGDPIEGMAVAAVFAQIGIAIGFYLKSKKHSKMKALAGPLALTGLFAGVTEPIVYGLILRYKRLLPIVAISGAIGGAICGVTGVTMNAYVFHNIFSIPVYTPKVGYFIGVGAALIAGAVLTYFFGVKEDEMADFLPETDQGEDDFQEESMNVQVTNETTVYAPLEGTVIPLKEVDDDVFSSEIAGKGVAIIPTDNKVVAPFDGTVVAIFPSKHAIGLKSNGGSELLIHIGINTVNLNGEHFETKVEMGDTIKRGQTLLVFDREKIEQAGYALTSPVILTDGQSMETMNIINTTESVTPATKLFVVGSSKEEMDK
- a CDS encoding 6-phospho-beta-glucosidase: MRNDFLWGGAVAAHQVEGGFNQGGKGVSIADVMTSGSKDHAREITDGIIEGKFYPNHEAIDFYGQYQEDIQLFAEMGFKCLRTSIAWTRIFPNGDEQEPNEAGLAFYDDLFDELLKHGIEPVITLSHFEMPYHLVKHYGGWRSRELIGFFTKFAVTVMERYKDKVKYWMTFNEINNQRILENPIYSFTNSGILYHEDEDKLKTMYQAAHYQFVAGAITVAEGKKINPNFQIGCMLAATPNYPLTSDPNDIIAAQQEDEKQLFFTDVQVRGNYPRWAIKEWERNGYELDITDEDLQTLKAGTVDYIGISYYLSNTISTRPEAVRLEDDLLGDSSLVENPYVSMTEWGWSIDPAGLRHYLNLLSNRYERPIFIVENGFGYADVLIEDKVHDTERIDFLSQHIKEMKKAIELDGVDVLGYTVWGCIDPISFTTGEMRKRYGCIYVDRDNQGNGSLKRIKKDSFDWYKKVIETNGEDLNF